The sequence CCTGCACCGGTTGATGGAACGGAACAGGATGATGACCTACCATTCTAGAGAAATAAGTTTAAAACAATTTACATTTGGATCCTGAGCCCTATTGTTTGGCGTTTTTCTTGACCACTTTTAGCGGTATATTCACAATCAAGGTGATTGTACTTTTACTTCTTTTAGGATGTTCTGCACTAATATCTGGAGCTGAGGTGGCATTGTTTGGCCTCTCCCAGACAGATTTAAACGAACTTGAAGAAACAGATACCTCAAGAGGGAAACTTATAGTCCGGTTATTGAACAAGCCAAAAAAACTGTTGGCAACGATATTGATTACCAATAATGCCATCAATATTGGAATAGTTTTATTGTTCAGCTCAATTGGGAATACCATTTTCTCAGAGATAACCCAAAACCTTTTTGGAGTGGTCTCCGTGCGTTTTCTTTTAGAGGTCATCGTTGCTACATTTTTAATTTTAATGTTTGGCGAAATCTTACCGAAAATCTATGCAAATAGAAATAAGGTTCAGTTTTCGCATTTTATGTCTATTCCCTTAAAACTTTTAAATACTCTCTTTACACCTTTAAGTTCGCCCATGAGTTCCGCTACGGTTTTTCTTCAAGAGAAATTGGGAAAGCAAAAATCCAATTTAAGTGTGGATCACTTATCTCAAGCATTAGAGCTTGCTTCGGAAGGAGATACTACAAAAGAAGAACAAAAGATATTGGAAGGGATAGTAACCTTTGGGAACACGGATACAAAACAGGTCATGCGTCCTCGCATTGATATTTTTGCGTTGGATGAGGAGATGAAGTTTCTGGAGGTTATACAAGAGATAAAAAAGAATGGCTATTCTAGAATCCCTGTTTTTTCAGAAAATATGGACAATGTCCTCGGTGTTCTTTATGTCAAAGACTTGTTGCCATATATAGATAGAAAGAGTTTCAATTGGATGTCATTGATTCGTGAACCCTATTTTGTTCCAGAAAATAAAAAGTTGGATGATTTGTTATTAGAATTCCAAGAGAAGAAAAACCACCTTGCCGTTGTAGTGGATGAATATGGTGGAACTTCTGGGATAGTAACACTGGAAGATATTATTGAAGAAATTGTTGGGGATATTAGTGATGAATTTGACGATGAGGATTTAGTTTTCTCCAAGCTGGACGATTATAATTATGTTTTTGATGGAAAAACCACATTGAAGGATTTTTACCGTGTTGTTAAGATTGAGGATGAAGAAGATTTTGAAGGGCAAAAAGGAGAATCAGAAACCATTGCCGGGTTTGTGTTGGAGATTTCGGGGAACTTTCCAAAGCGAGGAGAAAAAGTACTGTTTAAGAACTATCAATTCATTGTAGAAAGTTTAGATAAGAAGAGGTTAAAACGTATAAAAATTACATTGCCGCATGAAGCATAGTTGGATTTCAATCGTAGTTATTCTTGTTCTTTTTGTAAGTTGTAAGGACGAAGTCTTGCCAAAACCAAAGGCAATGTTGCGTTTGGAATATCCAAAAGCGGAGTACAAAGAACTGGACGCTGACTGCTCCTACATTTTTGACCTAAATACCTTATCCGTGGTAAAAGAAAATAAAGATTGCTCTTTGGTTTTGGATTATCCAGCCATGAAAGGGTCAATTTATATTACCTATAAACCTGTTAAAGACAATCTTAATACGCTGCTGACAGATGCGCAAAAACTCTCATATGAGCATGTGGTAAAGGCGGATAATATAGTAGAACAGCCCTTTATA is a genomic window of Flagellimonas sp. CMM7 containing:
- a CDS encoding gliding motility-associated protein GldE; the encoded protein is MDPEPYCLAFFLTTFSGIFTIKVIVLLLLLGCSALISGAEVALFGLSQTDLNELEETDTSRGKLIVRLLNKPKKLLATILITNNAINIGIVLLFSSIGNTIFSEITQNLFGVVSVRFLLEVIVATFLILMFGEILPKIYANRNKVQFSHFMSIPLKLLNTLFTPLSSPMSSATVFLQEKLGKQKSNLSVDHLSQALELASEGDTTKEEQKILEGIVTFGNTDTKQVMRPRIDIFALDEEMKFLEVIQEIKKNGYSRIPVFSENMDNVLGVLYVKDLLPYIDRKSFNWMSLIREPYFVPENKKLDDLLLEFQEKKNHLAVVVDEYGGTSGIVTLEDIIEEIVGDISDEFDDEDLVFSKLDDYNYVFDGKTTLKDFYRVVKIEDEEDFEGQKGESETIAGFVLEISGNFPKRGEKVLFKNYQFIVESLDKKRLKRIKITLPHEA
- the gldD gene encoding gliding motility lipoprotein GldD, with product MKHSWISIVVILVLFVSCKDEVLPKPKAMLRLEYPKAEYKELDADCSYIFDLNTLSVVKENKDCSLVLDYPAMKGSIYITYKPVKDNLNTLLTDAQKLSYEHVVKADNIVEQPFINSNGRVYGMFYEVSGNAASQSQFYITDSINHFVTGSLYFYAKPNYDSILPAAFYMQKDVRRIMETLRWKE